From the Deinococcus aquaticus genome, one window contains:
- a CDS encoding sensor domain-containing diguanylate cyclase: protein MFGGEPGLSPHREREQHLRQLYVGMALLAALVQACIVPYAQGADLPGLNLQAKLGTGSNLLLVGLALWPRVSTHAFQWILIVSAQLWLLSSALLFLRGETLSATLLVGYLTVTLFSFAWLQARPAAALALLGYLLLWGPVSGQRTVDPPGLLMTGFAATLIWFLSAHGQSLYRAHLRSDALATLAFTDPLTGLLNRRSGHEKLTELFGRAGAQPDRLAAVLVDIDHFKRVNDSLGHHRGDEVLIALAELMEGSVTPQDAVIRWGGEEFLLILTGRDPQGARAAVRQIVDAVRVYRMPGFPPVTVSAGLALASEVRSVPDLLALADERLYAAKEAGRDRVMDRARTGT from the coding sequence ATGTTCGGAGGTGAGCCTGGCCTGTCGCCCCACCGAGAACGTGAGCAGCACCTGCGGCAGCTGTATGTCGGGATGGCGCTGCTCGCGGCTCTCGTGCAGGCCTGTATCGTGCCGTACGCGCAGGGGGCCGACCTGCCCGGCCTGAACCTGCAGGCGAAGCTGGGCACCGGTTCGAACCTGCTGCTGGTGGGGCTGGCCCTGTGGCCGCGCGTGTCCACGCACGCTTTCCAGTGGATTCTGATCGTGTCCGCCCAGCTGTGGCTGCTGAGTTCCGCGCTGCTGTTCCTGCGCGGCGAGACGCTGTCGGCCACCCTGCTGGTCGGGTACCTGACCGTGACGCTGTTCTCATTCGCGTGGCTGCAGGCCCGCCCGGCGGCCGCGCTGGCCCTGCTGGGCTACCTGCTGCTGTGGGGTCCGGTGAGCGGCCAGCGGACCGTGGACCCCCCGGGACTGCTGATGACCGGGTTCGCCGCGACCCTGATCTGGTTTCTCAGCGCGCACGGACAGAGTCTGTACCGCGCGCACCTGCGCAGCGACGCGCTGGCGACCCTGGCCTTCACCGACCCGCTGACCGGCCTGCTCAACCGCCGGTCGGGGCACGAGAAACTGACGGAGTTGTTCGGCCGCGCGGGCGCCCAGCCTGACCGGCTGGCGGCGGTGCTGGTGGACATCGATCACTTCAAACGCGTGAACGACAGCCTCGGTCACCACCGGGGCGACGAGGTGCTGATCGCGCTGGCCGAACTGATGGAGGGCAGCGTCACGCCGCAGGACGCCGTGATCCGCTGGGGCGGCGAGGAATTCCTCCTGATCCTGACGGGCCGCGACCCGCAAGGCGCCCGGGCGGCCGTGCGGCAGATCGTGGACGCCGTCCGCGTCTACCGCATGCCCGGCTTCCCGCCCGTCACCGTCAGCGCCGGCCTGGCCCTGGCGTCTGAGGTCAGGAGTGTCCCGGACCTGCTGGCCCTGGCCGACGAGCGCCTGTACGCCGCCAAGGAAGCCGGGCGTGACCGCGTGATGGACCGCGCCCGCACCGGCACCTGA
- a CDS encoding NAD-dependent succinate-semialdehyde dehydrogenase has protein sequence MQSVNPATGEPFATHDDHTTEQVQAAITAAHTAYGEYRRTTFAQRSEWMNAAADVLERRVEELALLATREMGKTLEAARQEVLKCASACRYYAAHAGSFLASEPVKTEADEAFVTYQPLGVVLAVMPWNFPYWQAFRFIAPTLMAGNTGLLKHASNVPGCALAIEDVLREAGFPAGVFTTLLIGSRDVEAVLKDPRVTAVSLTGSEGAGRAVSATAGAELKPAVMELGGSDPFIVMPSADIELAAKTAVTARTINNGQSCIAAKRFIVHSDVYDAFTDAFVAGLSALKVGNPELEGTDVGPLATPQIREDIDRQVQDAVSKGARVRTGGQVPEGQGNYYPVTALDHLTPDMDVWLEETFGPVALIFRVESLDEAVELANTTTFGLGSSAWTNDAGERERFIRDLEAGAVFINSMVASDPRLPFGGVKNSGFGRELGRHGILQFVNIKSVSIGAPDGAHRSKTE, from the coding sequence ATGCAAAGCGTCAATCCGGCCACGGGCGAACCCTTCGCCACCCACGACGATCACACGACCGAACAGGTCCAGGCGGCCATCACGGCCGCCCACACGGCCTACGGCGAGTACCGCCGCACCACCTTCGCGCAGCGCAGCGAGTGGATGAACGCCGCCGCCGACGTCCTGGAACGCCGCGTGGAGGAACTCGCGCTGCTCGCCACGCGCGAGATGGGCAAGACCCTGGAAGCCGCCCGGCAGGAAGTCCTGAAGTGCGCCTCGGCCTGCCGGTACTACGCCGCGCACGCCGGATCTTTCCTGGCCTCCGAGCCCGTGAAGACCGAGGCGGACGAGGCGTTCGTGACGTACCAGCCCCTCGGTGTGGTGCTGGCCGTCATGCCGTGGAACTTCCCGTACTGGCAGGCGTTCCGGTTCATCGCGCCGACCCTGATGGCCGGGAATACCGGGCTGCTCAAGCACGCCAGTAACGTGCCCGGCTGCGCCCTGGCCATCGAGGACGTGCTGCGCGAGGCGGGCTTTCCGGCGGGCGTGTTCACGACCCTGCTGATCGGCAGCCGTGACGTGGAAGCCGTGCTGAAAGACCCGCGCGTGACCGCCGTGAGCCTCACCGGTTCCGAGGGAGCCGGGCGGGCCGTGTCCGCCACCGCCGGGGCGGAACTCAAGCCCGCCGTGATGGAACTGGGCGGCTCGGACCCGTTCATCGTGATGCCCAGCGCCGACATCGAACTCGCCGCGAAAACGGCCGTGACCGCCCGCACCATCAACAACGGCCAGAGCTGCATCGCCGCCAAACGCTTCATCGTGCATTCGGACGTGTACGACGCCTTCACGGACGCGTTCGTGGCGGGCCTGAGCGCCCTGAAGGTCGGGAACCCCGAACTGGAAGGCACCGACGTGGGCCCGCTCGCCACGCCGCAGATCCGCGAGGACATCGACCGGCAGGTGCAGGACGCCGTGAGCAAGGGCGCGCGCGTCCGTACGGGCGGGCAGGTCCCTGAAGGCCAGGGCAACTACTACCCGGTCACGGCCCTCGATCACCTGACCCCCGACATGGACGTGTGGCTGGAAGAAACCTTCGGGCCGGTCGCGCTGATCTTCCGGGTGGAGAGCCTCGACGAGGCGGTCGAACTGGCCAACACCACCACCTTCGGCCTGGGCAGCAGCGCCTGGACGAACGACGCCGGCGAGAGAGAACGCTTCATCCGCGACCTGGAAGCTGGCGCGGTGTTCATCAACTCCATGGTCGCCAGCGACCCGCGCCTCCCGTTCGGCGGCGTGAAGAACAGCGGCTTCGGCCGGGAACTGGGCCGCCACGGCATCCTGCAATTCGTGAACATCAAATCCGTCTCCATCGGCGCGCCCGACGGCGCACACCGCAGCAAGACCGAGTAA
- a CDS encoding heavy metal translocating P-type ATPase translates to MTCASCSARVERGLTKVSGVQQASVNLATERASVTFDPSQTSLTDLTARVREIGYEPLTATADLSVQGMTCAACVGRVERALKKVDGVLDAQVNLATERAHVTYLPGRVTGSDLNAAVTRAGYSVLTGADSGAPSAPDRAALEQAARDDHERSLERDLRVSAAFAVPLLLLAMLPMMWMPLHMTLTDLLGERGLNVLMLLLATPVQFGPGRRFLRLGWNSLRHRSPDMNALVMIGTGAAYLYSLLVTLAPGVFPAGTAHVYFEASAVVITLILLGKVLEARAKGRSSAAMTALLRLQPSVARVVRAGQELEIPTADVQTGDVIQVRPGERVPVDGDVQAGDSWVDESMLTGESVPVHKGVGAAVTGGTVNGTGAFMFRATHVGADTALARITRLVEDAQASRPPIQGLADRVVAVFVPVVLVIAALTFLTWLLLGGPQGLSHALVNTVAVLIIACPCAMGLATPTSVMVGTGRAASLGVLFKSGAALEALQRADVIALDKTGTLTLGRPELTDLILTGQYDAAALTLIAAAERGSEHPVAQAILTAARAEGLTLPGATAFQALPGEGIEATVNGQRVWVGSDRLMTRLGLNVAPLTAQTDALADLGRTPLYAAVDGHIIAALAVADPIKPGSLEAVQAIQSSGRRVVMITGDHARTAQAVARQLGITDVRAEVHPAQKSAAVKELQAAGQHVAFVGDGINDAPALAQADVGVAIGTGTDVAAETAGVILMSGDLRGVPNAVALSRATLTNIRGNLFWAFAYNALLIPVAAGALEPLLGLRLNPVLAAAAMGLSSVFVLSNALRLRGFRPPLTAPATA, encoded by the coding sequence ATGACCTGCGCCAGCTGCTCGGCCCGGGTGGAACGCGGCCTGACGAAGGTCAGTGGTGTGCAGCAGGCCAGCGTGAACCTCGCGACCGAACGGGCCAGCGTGACCTTCGACCCGTCGCAGACCAGCCTGACGGACCTCACTGCCCGCGTCCGCGAGATCGGGTACGAACCCCTGACCGCCACCGCCGACCTGAGCGTGCAGGGCATGACCTGCGCCGCCTGCGTGGGCCGCGTGGAACGCGCGCTGAAGAAAGTGGACGGTGTGCTGGACGCGCAGGTGAACCTCGCCACCGAACGCGCCCACGTCACGTACCTGCCTGGCCGCGTGACCGGCAGCGACCTGAACGCCGCCGTCACGCGGGCCGGGTACTCGGTCCTGACCGGCGCGGACAGCGGCGCGCCGTCCGCGCCGGACCGCGCCGCACTGGAACAGGCCGCCCGCGACGACCACGAACGTAGCCTGGAACGCGACCTGCGCGTCAGCGCCGCCTTCGCCGTTCCGCTGCTGCTGCTGGCCATGCTGCCCATGATGTGGATGCCGCTGCATATGACACTGACCGACCTGCTGGGCGAACGCGGCCTGAACGTGCTGATGCTGCTGCTGGCCACGCCCGTGCAGTTCGGGCCGGGCCGCCGCTTCCTGCGTCTCGGCTGGAACAGCCTGCGCCACCGCAGCCCCGACATGAACGCCCTGGTCATGATCGGCACCGGCGCCGCGTACCTGTACTCGCTGCTGGTCACGCTGGCCCCCGGCGTGTTCCCGGCCGGGACCGCGCACGTGTACTTCGAGGCGAGCGCCGTCGTCATCACCCTGATCCTGCTGGGCAAGGTCCTGGAGGCCCGCGCGAAGGGACGCAGCAGCGCCGCCATGACCGCCCTGCTGCGCCTGCAACCCAGCGTCGCCCGCGTGGTCCGCGCCGGGCAGGAACTCGAGATTCCCACCGCCGACGTGCAGACCGGCGACGTGATCCAGGTCCGCCCAGGCGAGCGTGTCCCGGTGGACGGCGACGTGCAGGCCGGGGACTCCTGGGTGGACGAGAGCATGCTGACCGGCGAGAGCGTCCCCGTGCACAAGGGAGTGGGCGCGGCCGTGACGGGCGGCACTGTGAACGGCACCGGCGCCTTCATGTTCCGCGCCACGCACGTCGGCGCGGACACCGCCCTGGCCCGCATCACCCGGCTGGTCGAGGACGCCCAGGCCAGCCGGCCGCCCATCCAGGGCCTCGCGGACCGCGTGGTCGCTGTATTCGTGCCCGTCGTGCTGGTGATCGCGGCCCTGACCTTCCTGACCTGGCTGCTGCTGGGCGGCCCGCAGGGCCTCAGTCACGCGCTGGTGAACACGGTCGCCGTGCTGATCATCGCCTGCCCCTGCGCCATGGGCCTCGCCACGCCCACCAGCGTGATGGTCGGCACGGGCCGCGCCGCCAGCCTGGGCGTGCTGTTCAAGAGCGGCGCGGCCCTGGAAGCCCTGCAACGCGCGGACGTGATCGCCCTCGACAAGACCGGCACCCTGACCCTGGGCCGTCCGGAACTCACCGACCTGATCCTGACCGGCCAGTACGACGCCGCCGCGCTGACCCTGATCGCCGCGGCCGAACGCGGCAGCGAGCACCCGGTCGCGCAGGCCATCCTGACGGCCGCCCGCGCCGAGGGCCTGACCCTGCCGGGCGCCACGGCGTTCCAGGCCCTGCCCGGCGAGGGCATCGAGGCGACCGTGAACGGGCAGCGCGTGTGGGTCGGCAGTGACCGCCTGATGACCCGCCTGGGCCTGAACGTCGCCCCCCTGACCGCCCAGACCGACGCGCTGGCCGACCTGGGCCGCACGCCCCTGTACGCCGCCGTGGACGGCCACATCATCGCCGCGCTGGCCGTGGCGGACCCCATCAAGCCCGGCAGCCTGGAAGCCGTGCAGGCCATCCAGTCCAGTGGCCGCCGGGTCGTCATGATCACCGGCGATCACGCCCGCACCGCGCAGGCCGTCGCCCGGCAACTCGGCATCACGGACGTCCGCGCCGAGGTGCACCCCGCGCAGAAGAGCGCCGCCGTGAAAGAACTCCAGGCAGCCGGACAGCACGTCGCGTTCGTCGGGGACGGCATCAACGACGCGCCCGCCCTGGCGCAGGCGGACGTGGGCGTCGCCATCGGTACCGGCACCGACGTGGCCGCCGAGACGGCCGGCGTGATCCTGATGTCCGGCGACCTGCGCGGCGTCCCGAACGCCGTCGCCCTGAGCCGCGCCACCCTCACCAACATTCGCGGCAACCTGTTCTGGGCCTTCGCGTACAACGCCCTGCTGATCCCGGTCGCGGCTGGAGCGCTGGAGCCCCTGCTGGGCCTGCGCCTGAATCCGGTGCTGGCCGCCGCTGCCATGGGCCTGTCCAGCGTGTTCGTCCTGAGCAACGCCCTGCGCCTGCGCGGCTTCCGGCCCCCGCTGACCGCCCCGGCCACCGCCTGA
- a CDS encoding CopZ family metallochaperone, with product MSTELTITGMTCGHCQKAVQEALQQVAGVQSASVDLAAGRASVTGPADVQALIAAVVEEGYEAQIAAPASTLA from the coding sequence ATGAGTACTGAACTGACCATCACCGGAATGACCTGCGGGCACTGCCAGAAAGCCGTTCAGGAAGCGCTGCAGCAGGTTGCCGGCGTGCAGAGTGCCAGCGTGGACCTCGCGGCCGGGCGCGCCAGCGTCACCGGTCCCGCCGACGTGCAGGCGCTGATTGCCGCCGTGGTCGAGGAAGGGTACGAGGCGCAGATCGCCGCTCCCGCCTCCACCCTCGCCTGA
- a CDS encoding metal-sensitive transcriptional regulator: MTGKSAPTACHTGPDHLCMPEDARKRAARRLNIARGHLDAIVRMLDNPDAYCVDVLRQIKAVQGALSGAGEVVLRGHLEAHVATASTRGDSVEIVEELMEALKYT; the protein is encoded by the coding sequence ATGACCGGTAAATCCGCCCCGACCGCCTGCCACACCGGTCCAGACCACCTGTGCATGCCTGAAGACGCCCGCAAACGCGCCGCCCGCCGCCTGAACATCGCGCGCGGGCACCTCGACGCCATCGTGCGCATGCTGGACAACCCGGACGCCTACTGCGTGGACGTGCTGCGGCAGATCAAGGCGGTACAGGGTGCGCTGTCCGGCGCGGGCGAGGTTGTCCTGCGCGGGCACCTCGAGGCGCATGTCGCGACGGCCAGCACACGCGGCGACAGCGTGGAGATCGTCGAGGAATTGATGGAAGCCCTGAAGTACACCTGA
- a CDS encoding HD domain-containing phosphohydrolase, with the protein MNFAVQAALLLASRARREREAQRTRELEALVQITASLRDARSADDVIHAISSMSHVVLNARQAIYLSYDPASDTLNSTTTHGLPSQTPVHSQRRGQGLSWAAIAARDVIRVNNMDADQRILRVDGVGGGACLIAPLQTPDRLLGVLVVIRSHPFGENDAQLARTLAAQGVTALERAERIRAMEEGREGILAALGRALEARDFETQGHTTRVLDLALQVGRRMDLAPEELRELRDGAYLHDLGKVQIPDAVLLKPGPLTADEWVIMRQHSPAGEELARHIPGLSLHALQVIRHHHERWDGTGYPDGLSGPAIPLLARIFSVCDVFDALTSTRPYKCPWTVQDALDEIRRQSGVNFDPQVVQAFLTVMAEPRAQPSRGGPASLHPRLPPRQPGE; encoded by the coding sequence ATGAACTTCGCCGTGCAGGCCGCGCTGCTGCTGGCCTCCCGCGCCCGCCGGGAGCGCGAGGCCCAGCGTACCCGTGAACTCGAAGCGCTGGTGCAGATCACCGCCTCCCTCCGGGATGCCCGCAGCGCCGACGACGTCATCCACGCCATCAGTTCCATGTCGCATGTGGTCCTGAACGCCCGGCAGGCCATCTACCTCAGTTACGACCCGGCCAGCGACACCCTGAACAGCACCACCACGCACGGGCTTCCCAGCCAGACGCCGGTGCACTCGCAGCGCCGGGGCCAGGGACTCTCCTGGGCCGCTATCGCCGCGCGTGACGTGATCCGCGTGAACAACATGGACGCCGACCAGCGCATCCTGCGTGTGGACGGCGTGGGCGGCGGCGCGTGCCTGATCGCTCCCCTTCAGACGCCCGACCGGCTGCTGGGCGTGCTGGTCGTGATCCGCAGCCACCCCTTCGGGGAGAACGACGCGCAACTCGCCCGCACCCTCGCCGCGCAGGGCGTGACCGCCCTGGAACGCGCCGAACGCATCCGCGCCATGGAAGAGGGCCGCGAAGGCATCCTCGCGGCGCTGGGCCGCGCGCTCGAAGCCCGTGACTTCGAAACGCAGGGCCACACCACCCGCGTTCTGGACCTGGCCCTGCAGGTCGGCCGGCGGATGGACCTGGCCCCTGAAGAACTCCGCGAGCTGCGGGACGGCGCGTACCTGCATGACCTGGGAAAGGTGCAGATTCCGGACGCCGTGCTGCTCAAACCCGGTCCCCTCACCGCCGACGAATGGGTGATCATGCGCCAGCACTCACCCGCCGGTGAGGAACTCGCGCGGCATATTCCGGGCCTGAGCCTCCACGCCCTGCAGGTCATCCGGCATCACCACGAACGCTGGGACGGCACCGGCTACCCCGACGGCCTGAGCGGCCCGGCCATTCCGCTGCTGGCCCGCATCTTCAGCGTGTGCGACGTGTTCGACGCCCTGACCAGCACCCGCCCGTACAAGTGCCCCTGGACGGTCCAGGACGCGCTCGACGAGATCCGACGCCAGAGCGGCGTGAACTTCGACCCGCAGGTCGTCCAGGCCTTCCTGACCGTCATGGCCGAGCCGCGGGCCCAGCCCAGCCGGGGTGGCCCCGCCAGCCTGCACCCACGCCTCCCGCCCCGGCAGCCGGGCGAGTAG
- a CDS encoding diguanylate cyclase domain-containing protein produces MLITLLSNLGLVALFSYALGLTYRSWPPSHAPADVARRVLLAALSAVVLGVHGGPEGHLYLIPLALAALRYGPLSGVAVAAPAVLTSLLIPGAVLPAAVHMLIAAATLTLLATLLAPRLRMDLPPDHHHRLWWGTPLLFGPVLLISHLSSQWFPAAPLPGAGWANLLPELLISCLSVVLLHSALHSRLHLLRVSDTFRAEAHTDVLTGLSNRRQFDQDLPFLQPGDHLLVMDLDHFKRVNDEYGHTEGDAVLRRVALLLRGTLRPSDPAYRIGGEEFAVILRGTPTPQAEAVAQRCLSAARQWTGSGPTVTLSAGLACHGPNDAPLRTHQRADEALYAAKSSGTACAPRRTGRASRPHYSSRCGPPCPSSTVTSRPLRLAGTPCCRPRARACPAPKPAVCTWSNTATSSCSPSAASTTACWASAAPLPDSGRGTAARTTSGRPALPASCGATPSRPPRTPRYARPSRWAASNRTCSGGWATSPKPWACPSPPTAT; encoded by the coding sequence ATGCTGATCACACTGCTGAGCAACCTGGGACTCGTGGCGCTGTTCTCCTACGCGCTGGGCCTCACGTATCGGAGCTGGCCGCCCAGTCACGCACCGGCGGACGTCGCCCGGCGCGTCCTGCTGGCCGCGCTCTCGGCCGTGGTCCTGGGCGTGCATGGCGGGCCGGAAGGTCACCTGTACCTGATTCCACTGGCACTGGCCGCCTTGCGGTACGGGCCGCTGTCAGGAGTGGCCGTGGCGGCTCCCGCAGTGCTGACGTCCCTGCTGATTCCAGGTGCCGTGCTGCCCGCCGCCGTCCACATGCTGATCGCCGCCGCCACACTGACCCTGCTGGCCACGCTCCTGGCCCCCCGCCTGCGCATGGACCTGCCCCCCGACCACCATCACCGGCTGTGGTGGGGGACGCCCCTGCTGTTCGGTCCTGTCCTGCTGATCAGTCACCTGAGCAGCCAGTGGTTCCCGGCGGCCCCACTGCCGGGCGCCGGCTGGGCGAACCTGCTGCCGGAACTGCTGATCAGCTGCCTGTCGGTGGTGCTGCTGCACAGCGCCCTGCACAGCCGCCTGCACCTGCTGCGCGTCTCGGATACCTTCCGGGCCGAGGCGCACACCGACGTGCTGACCGGCCTGAGTAACCGCCGGCAGTTCGATCAGGACCTGCCCTTCCTGCAGCCCGGCGATCACCTGCTGGTCATGGACCTCGACCACTTCAAGCGCGTGAATGACGAGTACGGCCACACCGAAGGCGACGCCGTGCTGCGCCGCGTGGCCCTGCTGCTGCGCGGCACGCTACGTCCCAGCGACCCCGCGTACCGCATCGGTGGCGAGGAATTCGCGGTGATCCTGCGCGGCACCCCCACCCCCCAGGCCGAAGCGGTTGCGCAGCGTTGCCTGAGCGCCGCCCGCCAGTGGACCGGCAGCGGACCCACCGTCACCCTCTCGGCCGGACTGGCCTGCCACGGCCCGAACGACGCGCCCCTGCGCACGCACCAGCGGGCCGACGAGGCCCTGTACGCCGCCAAAAGCAGCGGGACTGCCTGCGCGCCGCGCCGCACAGGGCGGGCCAGCCGACCGCACTACAGCAGCCGCTGCGGGCCGCCCTGCCCCAGTTCCACGGTGACCAGCCGCCCACTCCGTCTGGCTGGCACGCCCTGCTGCAGGCCGCGTGCGAGAGCGTGCCCGGCACCGAAGCCGGCAGTCTGTACGTGGTCGAACACGGCGACTTCGTCCTGCTCGCCCAGTGCGGCTTCGACGACCGCCTGCTGGGCGAGCGCAGCCCCCCTTCCGGACAGCGGGCGTGGTACAGCGGCCCGGACGACCAGTGGACGGCCGGCACTCCCCGCGTCCTGCGGGGCTACGCCGTCACGGCCGCCGCGAACGCCGCGCTACGCGCGACCTTCCAGGTGGGCGGCGAGCAACCGCACGTGCAGTGGCGGCTGGGCGACATCACCGAAACCCTGGGCGTGCCCATCACCGCCGACGGCCACGTGA